CGGCAAAAGGTCGATCAGCTCATGAACATCCTCTGGGCCGGTGGGGTGAACAACCCTATGGATTCTATCGAGCAGATTTCCTATCTTCTGTTCCTGCGCCTGCTGACGGAGAAAGATAATGTTCTGGCCAGCCTCGACAAGAGGTACACCTGTATCTTCTCCGGCAAATGGGCGCGCTACGCTTGGGGCAACTTCGTTACGCTGACCGGGGACAATCTCTTTAACGCGGTCCGTGACGCTATCGAAAAGCTGCACGAACTCCCCAGCCTGACCGACACCGGCAAGCTCCTCTTCAGCCGCGCTACCCTCAAGATTTACGACCGCCCCACATTGCGTGCCGTGGTGCAAGCCATCCACGACATGGACTTAGCTGCGCACAACGGCCACGACCTCAAGGGCGACATGTACGAGTATCTCTTGAGCAAGTTGTCGGCCTCCGGCACCAATGGCCAATTCCGCACTCCGCGCCATATCATCGACCTGATAGTGGCACTCGTGAATCCACAACCCAAGCATCGGATCTGTGACCCAGCCTGCGGCACAGCTGGCTTCCTCATCTCAGCCTTCACCCATATTCTCCGGCAACACACCAAACCCCGCCGACCTGAAGCGCGGCCTCGCGGACGGCGGGCTGCTCAAGCCCGCGCAGTGGAAGTTTCTTGAAGAGCACGCGTTCACCGGCTTCGACAACGACGCCAACATGGTGAAAATCGCCATCCTCAACCTCTATCTTCACCAATTGGAAAAGGCGCGCGTCTCCATGCTGAACCCGCTCACCACCGGCTTCGGCGGCGCCTATCCCGGCCAGCGGTTCGACGTCGTCCTCGCCAACCCGCCGTTCGCCGGAAAGGTGCAGGACGAAAGCATCCTGTCCGACCTGAACTACAAGCTGAACACCCGCGCCACAGAACTGCTGTTTCTCAAATGGTTCATCGACCACCTCGCACCAAACGGACGAGCGGGTGTCATCGTACCCAACGGCGTGCTCTTCGGCTCGACGAACGCGGCCACCAGCCTGCGCGAACTGCTGCTGACCGAGTGCGACCTGCAAGCCGTCATCAGCTTACCCAGCGGCGTGTTCAAACCTTATTCCGGCGTCGGCACCGCCGCGTTGATTTTCCAGAAGAGCAAGCCGACCCAAAGCGTCTGGTTTTATGATTTGACCGCCGACGGGTACAGCCTCGACGACAAGCGCACGCAAATCGAAGCCAACGACATTCCCGACGTGTTGGCCAAATGGTCCAACCGTGACGAAGGTCCCAACAGTTACCGTGTGGCGATTGAAAAGATTCGTGAGCACGACTGGAGCCTCGCAGCTGGCCGCTACAAGCCCGTCACCACGGAAGCCGTGAACCACG
This Nitrospirota bacterium DNA region includes the following protein-coding sequences:
- a CDS encoding SAM-dependent DNA methyltransferase: MRTPPTQSDSVVAQALAAPSNFFSSGLRQKVDQLMNILWAGGVNNPMDSIEQISYLLFLRLLTEKDNVLASLDKRYTCIFSGKWARYAWGNFVTLTGDNLFNAVRDAIEKLHELPSLTDTGKLLFSRATLKIYDRPTLRAVVQAIHDMDLAAHNGHDLKGDMYEYLLSKLSASGTNGQFRTPRHIIDLIVALVNPQPKHRICDPACGTAGFLISAFTHILRQHTKPRRPEARPRGRRAAQARAVEVS